Part of the Pedobacter roseus genome is shown below.
TTGGTTCATTTGCCATTAGTTCATTAGGTTAATTGTATAACTGGTTAATTGGTTAACTTAAATAAAATTGTTAACTCCTAATGCTTAATAGTTAGGATTGTTAGGAATATCGATTAATTGTCGGTATGGTTTAAAACTTCAGACCTCCGACCCTGGACTTCAGACTTTAGAATCTGCGACCAAAACTCTCAACTCCAAACAGACTCAAGCCTACGGACTAAGGACTCCCGACTAAACCTACTTTCCTTTCCCCAGCGTATCGGTAAACTTCTTCGAAGATTCTTTGATGTATTTAATGTAATCGTAACTGTTCCAGTATTGGGCCTTATCAAATTCAGGGCGACAGTTTAGCATGTATTTTTCTAAAGTATCGCCTCTTAACTCAGTATTGTTTTTTATGATGCTCTGGTTGAAATATACATCGATCTGTGACTGTTTAATCTCGTTATCAGCATATCGGCCAAATCTTCGTGCATTTTTCGGATCTGTGCCGAATAAATTATACAATGCGTTTAAAGGACTGAATATAGCTGATAAAACTGTTGTTTTACCGCCATTGTACACACCCTTATTTTTAAATTCACGCTTAATATCGTCCAGATCCTGCTTTTTTGTATTTCCTACAATCGTTACATCAGCCAGCGTAGTGCTTCCCCTAACCAGGTAAATGACCAGGTCCTTTTCGCTGTTTACCACTACGCGTTGATCGATCAGGTCGCGCTTAATAACTAAAAGCGTGTCACCAATTTTAGCTTTAAGCTGGAACATGCCGATATCATTACTGCCCACCCCAATTCCGGTACGCAGGTTAGTAATTTCTGATAAGGCAATCCTGATATTTGAGCCTTTTTCGATAACCACGCCTCTGATAATAAATTCTTGTGCCTTTGCGAAAAAGCCAATTGAAGTAAGAACGAAAAGTATGATGACAAATTTTAAATTTTTCATTGTGTAGCTAATTTGTGTGCTTCAGGGTATCGGTATATTGTTTGGCCGATTCCCTGATGTATTTAACAGCATCGTAATTGTTCCAGTTACTCACCATGCTGCGGGTTGGGTAATAATCGAGCAAAAATTTGTCGAGGTCTTTCCCTTTTAATGTGGTATTATTCGAAACCAGGCTTTTATTGAAGAATTTATCTACTTCCATTAGGCCTAATTCCTTTTTGTAATAACGGTTAAAGTTACGTGCCCTGGCCGGTGTTTTCCCAAATAATTCGTAGAAAAATGTTATTGGACTGCCACCAAAGGGAATTAATAAAACCAATGGCGGTTTGCCTTCAAAAAATGATCCATTTCTTTTAACGTCGCGCTTAACACTTTCCATCTCCTGCTTTTTAGTCTGGCCTTTAACCGTTACTTCTTCGAGCATGGTACTTCCCCTTTGTAAATATACCACCAGATCATCATCGGTATTGATCACCAATTTCTGATCGGTTAAATTTTTCTTTATAATCAACAAAGTATCGCCAATTTTGGCTTTTAGCTGAAATATTCCAATATCGTTACTGCTAGCACCCATTTTACTGCGTAAATTGGTTATCGCAGCTAAAGCAACACGCACATTAGAACCTTTTTCTATCACCACACCTTTCAATACAAAATCCTGGGCTTTAATTTTTAAGCCTTGCATTAAGATGATGAGTAACAGAATAGCTTTTAAAGGTTTCATTTTATTATAATGAGGTATTTAGAGTATCTAAATACTGTTTTGCAGATTTTTTGATGTAATCAGCGGCATCATAGGTGTTCCAGTTTTTAATCTGTTTATGTTTCGGTCTATAATCCAACATAAACTTATCCATTTGCTTTCCTGTTAAACTGGTGTTATTTTTAACCAGGCTAACATTAAAAAACCGGTCAATTTCCAACTCTTTTGTCTCGTTATCATAATAACGGTCAAAACGTTTTGAATTTTTTCGTTCTGCGCTAAACAGTTCCATTATTGCGGCCAATGGGTAACGCACATAATAAAGCGGGTTTCTCTTTTTACCATAAAAATAAGTTTTCTTACGGTGCTCTAACCTAACAGCCGATAGGTTTTGTTGTTTGTTTTCCGCCTTAATTGTTACATCATCAAGCAGCATATCTGCCCTAACCAGGTTAATAACAAGATCCTGATTGCCAGGCACCACCACATAAATATTATCGAAATGCCTTTTGGTAATCAATAGAGTATCGCCGGCTTTGGCTTTCACCTGAAAGAAACCCATATCGTTACTTCCTACCGCCTGTTTATTATTAATATTGGTTACCACAGCCAATGCAATACGGATTTGGGTTCCTTTTTCTAAAATAACTCCTTTTGCTGTTGTAATTTGAGCGAGCGTTTTTTTAGGCAAAATGAACAATAGCAATGAAAGTGATAACATGATCAAAAATGCTTTCATATCTATAAGATATTTTTTGTAAAATTAACATTTGTTAACCTTGCAAACTGTTAAAGAAACGTTAATCCCTATGAGAAAACTATTGGGTGGATTTTATTTACTGTATTCAGCAATAATATTCTTTCTGATCATGCTCGTAGTTTGTCCTTTTATCATTATCAGTATGGGTATTTTTAACGAGAAAACCGGAAGAAAAATCGCTTTCTATTTTTTAAAATGCTGGGCATGGGGTTTTAGCCTGTTAACTTTCCTGTGGTTTTCGGCAGGGGGAACTAAGATTGATACCTCCAGATCGTATATCTATGTGGGTAACCATAGTTCTTTTTTAGATGCTTTAGCCATTGTAATCTGCATTCCACAGGCTTTTAGTCCGCTGGGGAAGATAGAAATGCTTAAAATTCCGGTATTTGGATGGATTTACAAACGTTTGGTGGTGATGATTGACCGCAGCAGCAGGGAAAGCCGTGACCATTCGGTAGCTGAACTGAGAAAAGATCTGGCCGATGGTCAATCAATTTTGATTTTTCCTGAAGGCACAATGAATAAATCTAAGCTACCTTTAAATCCATTTTATGATGGGGCATTCCGTTTGGCGATAGAGACACAAACACCTATTTTACCTTTTGCGATATTGAACAGCCGAGCACATTTACCAAGAACAGATCCGTTATTATTGAAGCCCGGATTGATTAAAACAGTATTTGGCGAAGCAATCGAGGTGAAGGGTTTGGTAGCAGAGGATTTGGAAGAATTGAAAGCAAAATCTTTTCAGGCCATTTTAGGAATGCTGGAAAAATAGCATCATTCATTATTAGGAAATAAGGGATCCAGCTCTTTTGGCTAAACCTGTCCTGCTGTCCGTTTTATCCCGATGAAAAATCGGGGATGCTCACTCCCATCAGGTTTAAACACTTCGGTACGCACCCTGTGGGGATCAGACCCAAGCCAAAAGCTACCCCACTTTTGTATATAAACCCGGTTGAAACGGACATCCCGATTTTTCATCGGGATAAAGTGTAAAACGGGACTGCAATCCCCGAAGAAATACTGTACGCTGATTTTCTAATTATAAAGCTTTTTATCCGACAAGCTATAACTCTGGGCTCCTTGACCATTATTATTTCTCCTTTCGGCTTAAAACCCTATCTTTGCGCATGATAAAATCCATGACAGGATACGGCTTAGCAACAGCCGATTATGCAAATGCAAAGTATAGTGTCGAAATCAAATCGCTCAACAGTAAATTCCTTGAGCTGAATTTAAAATATCCTAAAGCTTTTTCTGATAAAGAACTGATCTTGCGCAACATCTGCAGCAAAGACATCGAACGTGGAAAGGTAAGTTTAAGCATCAATGTAGAACGCACCAACGGTGAAGTTACAGGCGCAACCATTAATACTGCACTGTTAACTCACTATTACAAACAACTTATTGCTGTTAATGAAGAATTAGGTGCTGAAAGTAGCAACTTATTGCAAACTGCATTAACCTTCCCTGATGTAATCAGTTATAAGGAAGAAAGTGTGAGTGAGGATGAGTGGAATCATTTATTCCAGATTTTTACCTCGGCTTTGGCTAATTTCAATAAATTTAGAGAAGATGAAGGCTCGGTTTTAAAGGCCGACTTGGAACTGAGGATTAAAAACATCCTTTCTTATTTTAAATCTGTTGAGGAGCTTGAACCTAAAAGGATTTCGGCTATCCGCGATAAATTTACTCAGTTTTTAGATGATGCCGTGGGTAAAGTAAATATCGATCAGAACCGTTTTGAGCAGGAATTGATCTATTACATCGATAAAATCGACATCACAGAAGAAAAAACACGTTTAAAAAGCCACTGCGATTATTTCTTGCAAACTTTGGCAAGCAAAGAGGCAAATGGTAAAAAAATGGGCTTCATCTCTCAGGAAATTGGCCGGGAAATTAATACCATGGGTGCAAAAGCAAATGATGCCCAGATGCAACAGTTTGTTGTGGGTATGAAAGAAGAATTAGAAAAGATAAAAGAACAGTTACTGAATGTGTTGTAAGGTTGAAATGTTGTAAAGTTGCAATTTTACATGCAACCTTCCAATCTTTAACTTTCCAACCTTCCAACATTTTTAAAGCATGCAAGGCAAATTAATCATATTTTCGGCACCGTCAGGAGCAGGTAAAACCACTATAGTACATCATTTATTAAAAAAGTTTCCTGAACTGAGCTTTTCTATTTCTGCCACAACACGCGAGTCGAGAGGTACTGAACAACATGAAAACGATTACTATTTTATCAGTAAGGAAGAGTTTTTACACAAAGTTGCCCATCAGGAATTCGTAGAGTTTGAAGAGGTTTACAACGGAACTTTTTATGGCACTTTACGTTCAGAAATCGAACGCATCTGGAATGATGGTAAACATGTAATTTTCGATATTGATGTAGAAGGCGGGATCCGTTTGAAAAGAAAATACGAAGAAGATGCACTGGCTATTTTTGTACAGCCGCCATCTTTAGAGGTATTAAAAGAACGTTTAAGCGGCCGCGGTACCGACAGCGTTGAAAAATTACAGGAGCGTTTTATCAAAGCGGAGAAAGAATTGCTTTATGCCGATAAATTTGATGTGATTTTAAAAAATTACGATCTGGCGACAGCCTGCGCAGAAGCAGAAAAATTGGTGGGGGATTTTTTGAAAAAATAGTTTTCTTAAGAGCGCAGAAATCTTTATATTTGATTGATGACTGATATTCAATTATATAGCCAAATATCTTCATTGCCTTCAGACCTGAAGAAGCAAGTGTCTGATTTTGTCTCATCCCTAAAGAAAAAATCGAAAGCCAGTAAAAAACTGAAAGAAAGACAATTTGGCTATGCCAAAGATTTCTTTAAAATGACTGCTGATTTTGATGAACCATTAAATTTGATTTAAAAATAAATCCGTCATTGCGAACTGCAGCGATGGAAAAGCGCAAAAGGGTGAAGCAATCTTTTTTGGCAGATTAGATTGCTTCGGCTCCCTCAGTCCAGCCTCGCAATGACGACTAATAGATACTGAAAACGACAAAATGAAAACTGGTCTTTTCTTCGGTTCGTATAACCCCATCCATACCGGACATTTAATTATTGCCAATTATATGGCTAATCATACCGAACTTGATGAAGTATGGTTAGTGGTTTCTCCACACAATCCTTTAAAAGAGAAAAGTGGTTTAACCAATATGTACGATCGTTTGGAAATGGCCAAACTGGCTACCGAAAATGCAGAGCATATCCGCGTGAGTGATATTGAATTTGCATTGCCGCAGCCTTCGTATACCATTGATACTTTAACTTATCTCCACGAAAAATACCCTGAAAAAGAATTTGTACTGATCATGGGCGCTGATAACCTGGTTTCATTTAAAAAATGGAAAAACTACGAGGTGCTCTTAAAAAACTATCAGATTTATGTGTACCCACGTCCTGGAGCAGATGTTAGCGAGTGGGAAAACCAGCCCGCAATTACTTTTACCAATACCCCTTTAATGGAAATATCCTCCACTTTTATCCGCAAGGCCATAAAGGAGAAAAAAAATGTTCAGTTTTTCCTTCCTGATAAGGTGATCGACTTCATAGAGGGTAAAGGGATGTATAGATAGGATCAAATCTTTGCTGCCATAAATCAACAGGTTTACAACAAATTGTATTAAATCGATTACTTGGATTGGTTTTTGTTTAATTAGCCTTTAGATGATTAATTTAGCAGCTGATACAACAAAACACGTGAGAAGAAATTTATTTATACTGATTGCCCTCTGCGGCACTGCATTTTCTGTAAGTGCACAACAAAAAACCTATTTAGAATTACTGGCCAACCAACCAAAATGGGTGGATTCGGTTTTTAACAGACTTAACCGCCGAGAACGTATTGCACAGCTATTTTTTGTGCGGGCGCATACCAATCTGGGTAAAAAATACACCGATTCAGTTGGTCAGGTGATTAAAAAAGAACAATTGGGTGGCGTAATCTTTTTTCAGGGAGGCCCAGGCAGGCAGGTTGTAGCGACTAATGCTTATCAAAAACTGAGCAGGGTTCCATTAATTGTGGCAAACGATGGTGAATGGGGTTTGGGTATGCGTTTGGACAGTACCATTTCCTATCCTTATCAAATGACTTTGGGCGCCATTCAAAACAAAGAATTATTGTACAAAATGGGCCTTGAAGTGGCTAAAGATTACAAGCGTATGGGGATGCAGATGAATTTAGCTCCTGACGCCGATATCAATAACAACCCAAAAAATCCCGTAATCAATTACCGTTCTTTTGGCGAAAATAAATATAACGTAGCCACTAAAGTTGCCGCTTATATGAAAGGCATGCAGGATGGTGGTTTATTAACCACGTTGAAACATTTCCCTGGTCATGGCGATACTGATGTGGATTCGCATTATGATTTACCACAGCTTACTTTCTCTGCTACGCGGCTGGATACTTTAGAAATGTATCCTTTTAAAGAGCTGATCAAACAAGGCGCTTCGGGGGTAATGATTGCCCACATGAACATCCCATCGCTAGATGCTACACCAAACCTACCTTCTACCCTATCTAAACCGATTGTTACGGGCATTTTAAAGCAGAAATTAGGCTTTAAAGGTTTGATTATCTCTGATGCGATGGATATGAAAGGCGTTGTAAAATATTTCAAAGACGGTGAAGCCGATTTAATGGGCATCATTGCTGGAAATGATATTATTGAGCTATCTGAAAATAGCGACAGGGCCATTAAACTGGTGCGTAAAGCTGTAAGGCAGGATCGCGTGAGCATGGCCGAAATTGACCAAAGTGTGCGTAAGATTTTAACGGCAAAATACTGGGCAGGTTTGGCTAAACGCGATACGATTGTAACGCAGGGTGTTGTTGCAGGTGTAAACCGCACCGCTAGCAATGCATTGGTACAGGAACTGGCTAATGCATCGGTAACGCTGCTGAAAGGTAAAGATTATATCAAGCGCCTTATTCCGATCAGAAGAACGGCCATTATCAGCATCGGTGTACCTTCGGTTACCACTTTCCAAAAAGAGGTTTCGAAAGGATATTATAACTCTGTTTATTATGTGCTGGATAAAGATGCAAGCGCTGCACAGATTTCGAACATTGCCCGTGAAATCGGTGCTTTTGATCAGGTAATTGTGGGTATTCACGACAGTAGATCGCGCCCTGCTAATGGAATTCTCTTAAATGCTGGTGTAAAAAACTTTATTAAAGAATTATCTGCCAAGAATGCGGTTTTTGCGTTGTTTGCCAATCCATACAACCTGGCGAGTTTATCAGGTTTAGAAAACAGTAAAGGTTTAGTTATAGCTTATCAGAAAGAAGATTTTATGCAGATTTCTGCGGCGGCTGTGATCAATAACAGGTTGGTACCAACAGGTAAATTACCGGTGAGTGTGGCACCATTTTATAAATTTGGGGAAGGGTTATAAGTGTTAGCCACGGAGGCGAAGATTTACACGGAATATACTTTTCTTTGGTCTTTCTCCTTTAGTCTTTCAGCTTTTTCCTAAAACAATTTCACCTTCAAAACGATTATCTAATTATAAAATCCCAAAGTTATGATAGATCCAGAAGATGACAATTATTCAAACGATCCGAACGATGCTTTGCGCAGAGAAGACGACGTAGA
Proteins encoded:
- a CDS encoding lysophospholipid acyltransferase family protein — encoded protein: MRKLLGGFYLLYSAIIFFLIMLVVCPFIIISMGIFNEKTGRKIAFYFLKCWAWGFSLLTFLWFSAGGTKIDTSRSYIYVGNHSSFLDALAIVICIPQAFSPLGKIEMLKIPVFGWIYKRLVVMIDRSSRESRDHSVAELRKDLADGQSILIFPEGTMNKSKLPLNPFYDGAFRLAIETQTPILPFAILNSRAHLPRTDPLLLKPGLIKTVFGEAIEVKGLVAEDLEELKAKSFQAILGMLEK
- a CDS encoding YicC/YloC family endoribonuclease, whose amino-acid sequence is MTGYGLATADYANAKYSVEIKSLNSKFLELNLKYPKAFSDKELILRNICSKDIERGKVSLSINVERTNGEVTGATINTALLTHYYKQLIAVNEELGAESSNLLQTALTFPDVISYKEESVSEDEWNHLFQIFTSALANFNKFREDEGSVLKADLELRIKNILSYFKSVEELEPKRISAIRDKFTQFLDDAVGKVNIDQNRFEQELIYYIDKIDITEEKTRLKSHCDYFLQTLASKEANGKKMGFISQEIGREINTMGAKANDAQMQQFVVGMKEELEKIKEQLLNVL
- the gmk gene encoding guanylate kinase produces the protein MQGKLIIFSAPSGAGKTTIVHHLLKKFPELSFSISATTRESRGTEQHENDYYFISKEEFLHKVAHQEFVEFEEVYNGTFYGTLRSEIERIWNDGKHVIFDIDVEGGIRLKRKYEEDALAIFVQPPSLEVLKERLSGRGTDSVEKLQERFIKAEKELLYADKFDVILKNYDLATACAEAEKLVGDFLKK
- the vapB gene encoding type II toxin-antitoxin system VapB family antitoxin, which gives rise to MTDIQLYSQISSLPSDLKKQVSDFVSSLKKKSKASKKLKERQFGYAKDFFKMTADFDEPLNLI
- the nadD gene encoding nicotinate (nicotinamide) nucleotide adenylyltransferase translates to MKTGLFFGSYNPIHTGHLIIANYMANHTELDEVWLVVSPHNPLKEKSGLTNMYDRLEMAKLATENAEHIRVSDIEFALPQPSYTIDTLTYLHEKYPEKEFVLIMGADNLVSFKKWKNYEVLLKNYQIYVYPRPGADVSEWENQPAITFTNTPLMEISSTFIRKAIKEKKNVQFFLPDKVIDFIEGKGMYR
- a CDS encoding glycoside hydrolase family 3 protein; the protein is MINLAADTTKHVRRNLFILIALCGTAFSVSAQQKTYLELLANQPKWVDSVFNRLNRRERIAQLFFVRAHTNLGKKYTDSVGQVIKKEQLGGVIFFQGGPGRQVVATNAYQKLSRVPLIVANDGEWGLGMRLDSTISYPYQMTLGAIQNKELLYKMGLEVAKDYKRMGMQMNLAPDADINNNPKNPVINYRSFGENKYNVATKVAAYMKGMQDGGLLTTLKHFPGHGDTDVDSHYDLPQLTFSATRLDTLEMYPFKELIKQGASGVMIAHMNIPSLDATPNLPSTLSKPIVTGILKQKLGFKGLIISDAMDMKGVVKYFKDGEADLMGIIAGNDIIELSENSDRAIKLVRKAVRQDRVSMAEIDQSVRKILTAKYWAGLAKRDTIVTQGVVAGVNRTASNALVQELANASVTLLKGKDYIKRLIPIRRTAIISIGVPSVTTFQKEVSKGYYNSVYYVLDKDASAAQISNIAREIGAFDQVIVGIHDSRSRPANGILLNAGVKNFIKELSAKNAVFALFANPYNLASLSGLENSKGLVIAYQKEDFMQISAAAVINNRLVPTGKLPVSVAPFYKFGEGL